One Myotis daubentonii chromosome 17, mMyoDau2.1, whole genome shotgun sequence genomic window, ACCTGGGAACCCCCAGTGGACAGGCAGGAAGGGGACCCCCAAACAGGACCCGCTCGGCAGACACAAGTCGCGGGCAGCACCAGGGTGTTGGTGTCGGGGAGGTGGGGGTCGGGCCCGGGCAGCAGCGGGGCCTGGCAGAGCGCAGCTTGAGCACCAGCAGCAAAGGCTTGGGGCGTCCTGGGCCACCGGGCAGGGGCCGGAGCGGAGGCCGCGGCCTTAGCCCAGGGCCGGCGGGAAGCTCAGCGGGCGAGGAGCGGATGGCCACGCAGTGGGCGGGTTCCTAGGCTGGAGCGAGTCGGGCATGGGTAGCGAACTCCAACTCCAGCCGCAGTGGTCTGGGGCCCGGCGGGCTGGCGGCCGGCGGGGCGGGCACGTGGCAGCCTGGCCCTCGCGCCGGCCTGTCTTCAGCACCGCTCTCCTCGGGGTCCCTTCTCCGCAGCCCCCCTCTCGCGGGCCTCAGGCGTCTCCTCCTGGCGGGCAGCTTGTGGAGGAGAGGggggcgggcagtgccaggcacagCAGCCAGGCTCTGGGGAGCCTGAGACCTGGAGGGAAGGAAGACACTGGGCGTcaggggcggccgggcggggcggagggccgggcggggcggagggTCTGCAGGAAGGGCCTCGCAGGCCCCTAGTGAGGACAGCTGAGGGAAGGTCCTgggcaggagggctggggctCCCTTACCTGTGGTCACTCTCCTGGCTCCGTGGACACGGCTGCCGCCTCAGCTGGTTCGAGGACTGGGGCCTGTGGGACCCTCTGCCCGCGTGGTGAGTCACCCAGCTGGGCTGGAGCATGAATCACAGATGCTGCTGGGGAGAGAACACAGGATCCGTGTGAGCTGGCTCAGCAAACTCCcctggccccgcctcccgcctgcccctctccctcaccccggGGTCTCTGCGCCCCCACTCAGCCCGGTGGCTGACTGGTTGGGGTGTCTCTGAGCCACTGAGACCATGGCCCCCTGGACCATGGACTTGGCCTGGGCCCTCCCAGCTCCACAGCGACCCCTGGTGGTAGTGCCCAGCTGCCGGGGCTCACCTGAGGGCCAGGAGGTGGGGGCCaggtctgctgctgctgctgctgctgctgctgcggaggctggggttcagcttcagtttcctcccgGACGGGAGCCCCGCTGTCCTGTGCGGGGCTGGCCGGCTGCCCGTGCGGCCACTGCCGGGAGGGGCCGCAGCCCCGCAGCTGAGGTCCCCGTGGCACGGGCTGTGTCTTCGCGGTGGCTCTGGGGTGCCCCGAGCTCGGTGCCCGCTGCCGTGCCGTTCggaggggggaggtgggactCGTCATGacctgagtgtgagtgtgcgttggggggtgaggggtctggagggggcaggcccaggccccagaAGACAGACAGCGGGAGGTGGCAGGGCAGGTgctgcagggagaggggacaCTGTCCGTAACTGTGTGTCCATGTGGATCAGGCTGGGAGGCCAAGGGCTGTCCCCCGAGAAGGAGTCGGCCCAGCTGGGAAGTCCGGGTTGGCAAGGGCTACTACAGGCGGGcgtggcgggcgggcgggccggccCCGGGGCCTCTATTCGGGCTGGGTCCCATCGCTGGCCACGGACTCGTTGGTGAGGGCCGGCGTGAGGGCTTCCTCGGCCTCAGCCTCGGCCGCGGCCTCGGCCTCCtccggggcggggcgcggggggccGGCGGGCTCGGCCTGTGCCAGGCCGCCCTGCACCTCCAGGCCCCGCTGGATGAGCTGCTCCAGGGTCTTGGGCAGCGGGTGGCACAGGAAGCGCTTGAGCTTGGGCTGCAGGGTGCCCACCACGTACTGGATGACCTCCTCCTCGTCCGCGTCCACGTACAGCGTCTGGTACAGGTCGCGCTTGCGCCAGAGGAACTGGTCGAGCGGCTCGCCCTGCTTCTGCGGCAGGTCCAGCTCCCGCTGCATCGCCTCGCGGGACAGCGTGCCCTCGCTGTACTGCAGGAACTCCTTCTTGAACTCCACCCAGTTCTTGACCGAGCCCTGCTTGTACTCCCACCACTTCTTGGCGGGCCCGTTCATGTGGTTCTGGATCTGGGACAGCCAGTACTCCTCGGTGCCGCCCACCTGCCGCAGGTACTCCTCCAGGTGGCTGAGGAACTCGTGCGGGTCCTCGAAGATCTGCGTGTCCACGCCCGGGTGGGGCTGCCCGTCCTCGCCGGGCCCCCAGGGCGGGTACTGCTGGGCGTCCTCCAGCTCCTGGCCGGGCAGCTCGCCCGCCGCCGGCGGCGAGGTGATGGCGTAGGGGCTGACGCTGTAGTCGTAGCCGTCGGCCTCCTGGCTGCAGCTCTCGGGGCCCCCGACGCCCACGGAGACGGTGTGGCGCGCCGGCTCGCTGCCCACCGGGTACTTGGCTCCCATGGCCTCCAGGCGGTCGGCCCAGCGCTCCAGCCGGTAGAAGACCTCGCGCCACACGTGCATCTCGCGCTTGACCCAGCGCTCCAGGTGCGCGATGGTCTCCTGGCAGCGGCACAGGCAGGCCTTGATGGACTTCCGCCAGCGCTGCGAGTCGCTCGTGGGCACGTAGCCGTCCAGGTTGCTCTCCAGCTTGCCCACCGACCGGTGCAGCCCCTTGAGCTCGCGCTCCACCTGCTTGGAGACCTCGGCCAGCAGGTGCCGGTGGGTCCTGCGCACGTGCTCCAGCATCTCGGTCCGGCACTTACCGATCTGCAGGATCACGTTGGGCTTGGCCACCGGCCCGCCCCGCGGCCCGGGGTAGGCGTGGAGGCCTCCGGTCGTCCTGTGGTCCAGCTCCATCTGCGCGCAGGTGGCCGCGGCACTCGGACGGGAGGGAGGGGCGCGCTGCGGGGTCCGCTCGGGGCCGGCGGGGTGCGGGTGCGGTGCGGCGGTGCGGCGGTGCGGCGGTGCGGAGGTGCGGGCGCGCCGGTGCGGATGGATGGACCGCTGCTGGCGGGCTggcgggctggctggctggggcggCGGAGCGAGGCTCGTCGCGCTGCGCAGGGAAGCAGTGAGGAGCGGCGCCGAGCTCTGCATCCCGCTGCCGCGGCGCCCGCTCTTTATGCTGCCGGCGCCCGTGGGCGGCCCCTCGCCGAGCGCGGCCTCCCATTGGCCCGCGCCCCCCCGCGGGTCCGCCCCCGCGCCACTCGCGCCCGGCGCAGAGCGAGGACCCACCCCCTGCACCCGGCCGGGCCTCGGGTGACTAATCCGCCGGctccgccgccccctccccggccccttcAGCCTGCAAACCTGGGGGACGAGCTGGGGACCCGCGACCACCCCCCACAACggcgctgggcggggcggggccgctggGCGCCCCGAGAGGCCGGACGGACCGTTagcctcccgccctccccgctcCCGCACGCGCGGGGGTAAGGAGGGGGACCCTCCCAGGACCTCAGGGCGGGCTtccggggcaggaggggtgagggcGCTGGTGCTGGGCTCTGCCTCCGGGTCCTGCTGGccgcccaccctgccccaccctgcccagtGCAGCGATGTTCGGCCGCAGATGAACCCTGAcaaccgcccccctccccactcagaCCCTCCTCCCCTGGAGCTGAATGTTTCAGGGAGCCTCCGGGTGCCCAGCCAGGCGCACGCACACTCCCAGGGGTCAGGCCTGGAgcccctgcccgcccctgccctggggcTCCTCCCCGCTGCGGGTGGGACCTgcgcccaggcctgggctctgcccgCCCCTGGCATAGGTGTGGGTGTGAGACAGCCTGGCAGGTGCTGGCCCACTCCCAGGCTGCGGTGCGGCCTGAGATTTCCCCAAGAAGTGCCCCC contains:
- the ARC gene encoding activity-regulated cytoskeleton-associated protein, which encodes MQSSAPLLTASLRSATSLAPPPQPASPPARQQRSIHPHRRARTSAPPHRRTAAPHPHPAGPERTPQRAPPSRPSAAATCAQMELDHRTTGGLHAYPGPRGGPVAKPNVILQIGKCRTEMLEHVRRTHRHLLAEVSKQVERELKGLHRSVGKLESNLDGYVPTSDSQRWRKSIKACLCRCQETIAHLERWVKREMHVWREVFYRLERWADRLEAMGAKYPVGSEPARHTVSVGVGGPESCSQEADGYDYSVSPYAITSPPAAGELPGQELEDAQQYPPWGPGEDGQPHPGVDTQIFEDPHEFLSHLEEYLRQVGGTEEYWLSQIQNHMNGPAKKWWEYKQGSVKNWVEFKKEFLQYSEGTLSREAMQRELDLPQKQGEPLDQFLWRKRDLYQTLYVDADEEEVIQYVVGTLQPKLKRFLCHPLPKTLEQLIQRGLEVQGGLAQAEPAGPPRPAPEEAEAAAEAEAEEALTPALTNESVASDGTQPE